The genomic segment GGTATGAATCATACTTTCTACGTTGTAATCAATGAAGGTCGTAACCGTGAAGTTCGTCGTTTATGGGATTCTCAAGGCGTAACGGTAAGTCGTCTGAAGCGTGTTCGTTACGGTGATATTTTCCTAGAGAAAAGATTGCCACGTGGCGGTTGGATGGAACTTGAGCTTAAAGAAGTAAACTACTTACGTGAAATGGTTGAATTACCACACGAAAAAGAAAGTTTATTAGATCTAGATAAAGAGTCACGTAAGCGTGCTAAATCTAAATCTCAAAAGATCCGTCGTGCAGTAAAACGTCATGACGAGCGTACAGTTGAAGATCGTAATACACCTTCAGGTCGTCGTGGTCGTAACAACAAAAAACCAGTAGGTAGCTCTTTACCTTCTGCAAAGCGTAATTCAACTGGTGATGCTAAGCCTACAGGTAAACCAACAGGAAAGCCTACAGGTAAGTCAAATGGCAAAGGTAAGAAGCCAGCACCAGGAGCTAAACCAGTAAGAAGTAAATTCTCACCAAATGGTAAAGCGCCAAAATCAGCCCCAAGACAGCGTTAAGTTGAATTCCTGAACTAAGCGAGAATTAAACAAATAAAAAGGGTTGAAGCCATATGGTTTCAACCCTTTTTTTGTACTTTATATTAATATTCGCAACTATTTCGGTTGTGCATCAATACATTGACCATTAACTTCACAACTTTCTGGTGCCATTAAGTAGACATAAAGCGGCATAAGGTCAGCTGGTGTTTTTAGTAAGCTAATATCTTCAGCAGGGAAAGCTTGTGCTCGCATACGAGTGTGGGTGCCACCCGGATTAATGGCATTTACTTTTACTTGAGTGCCTTCCATTTCATGAGCCAATGTTTGCATCATGCCTTCAGTAGCAAATTTCGAGATAGCGTAAGCTCCCCAAAAAGCGCGACCTTGATGTCCAACAGTTGATGTAGTGAAGATAATACGAGCATCATCTGATTGCTGTAAAACAGGTAGTAAAGCTTGAGTCATTAAGAATTGTGCTTTGACGTTAATTTGCATTACTTCATCAAACATCGCTTCTTCGAATTGCTCAAATGGACTTAACATGCCAAGTAGTCCTGCATTGTGCAATAGACCGTCAAGTTGACCAAATTGACTTTTAATTGTTTCAGCCATATCAATGTAGTGTTGTTTGGTTGCACCTTTCAAATCAAGAGGGACAATTGCTGGAGTAGGGTAACCAGCAGCCTCGATTTCATCATATACGGATTCTAATTTAGCCACGGTACGACCAAGTAGAATGACAGTTGCACCATGTTGTGCGTAATGTAATGCCGCTTGTTTACCAATGCCATCTCCAGCACCTGTAATCAGAATTGTTTTGTTTTTTAATGCGTCAGCTGAAACCTGATAGTCCACTCTGTAATCCTTGTATTTCAACGCTCACCATAAATAAGACTGCTTGTTTTTGCAGTGTATTGATGTAAAAACGCGCATTTAGTGCGAATTTCTATCATAAGGTGAATTAACTTAGGGTTAAGTTAGGTACAATACACGAAACATACTTAAGAGGGTATTACATTGGAATTTTTGTTTGATTACGGTCTCTTTTTAGCGAAGATAGCCACGGTGATTGTGTCGATTATCGCCATTTTAGTAGCGGTGAAAGCGGTAGGTGGAAAATCTGCAGCAGCAAAAGGTGAGTTAGAAATAACTAATTTAACAGAGCAATACAAAGAGACAGTGACAGAGCTAGAGCATCATTTATTTGATGAGGCTGAATTAAAAGCGCGCGCAAAAGCAGAGAAAAAAGCAGATAAAGAAACTGAAAAAGCAAAACAAAAAGAGGTCAAACAAGCCGCGAAATCTGGTGAATTAACCTTAATCCGTGATGCTCGATTATTTGTTTTGGACTTCAATGGCAGTATTGATGCAAAAGAAGTTGCAGGACTTCGTGAAGAAGTTTCGGCAATTTTAGCCGTTGCCGTTGAGGGAGATGAGGTTCTTCTTCGTCTTGAAAGTGGTGGTGGTATGGTTCATGGGTATGGCCTTGCTTCATCGCAATTAGATCGCTTACGTGATGCTAGTATTAAATTAACGATTTCAGTCGATAAAGTTGCTGCATCAGGCGGTTACATGATGGCGTGTATTGGTGAAAAAATCATTGCTGCTCCTTTTGCAATTGTTGGTTCGATTGGTGTTGTTGCACAACTTCCAAACTTCAGTAAATTATTAAAGAAAAATGATATTGAGTTTGAACAACTGACGGCTGGTGAATACAAACGTACACTAACAATGTTTGGTGAAAACAGTGATAAAGCTCGTGAGAAATTTCAATTAGAGCTAGAAGAAACTCATGTATTATTTAAAAATTTCATCCATGAGCACCGTGCAGAATTAGATCTTGAAAAAGTAGCAACGGGTGAGCATTGGTTTGGAAAACAAGCCCTAGAATTAGGCTTAATTGATGCAATTCAAACGTCAGATGATTACTTAACAAATGCATGTAAAGAAGAGCGTGAAGTCTTAGCTATTCATTATGTTCAAAAGAAAAAGTTAA from the Aliivibrio wodanis genome contains:
- a CDS encoding putative NAD-or NADP-dependent oxidoreductase → MDYQVSADALKNKTILITGAGDGIGKQAALHYAQHGATVILLGRTVAKLESVYDEIEAAGYPTPAIVPLDLKGATKQHYIDMAETIKSQFGQLDGLLHNAGLLGMLSPFEQFEEAMFDEVMQINVKAQFLMTQALLPVLQQSDDARIIFTTSTVGHQGRAFWGAYAISKFATEGMMQTLAHEMEGTQVKVNAINPGGTHTRMRAQAFPAEDISLLKTPADLMPLYVYLMAPESCEVNGQCIDAQPK
- the sohB gene encoding probable protease SohB, which gives rise to MEFLFDYGLFLAKIATVIVSIIAILVAVKAVGGKSAAAKGELEITNLTEQYKETVTELEHHLFDEAELKARAKAEKKADKETEKAKQKEVKQAAKSGELTLIRDARLFVLDFNGSIDAKEVAGLREEVSAILAVAVEGDEVLLRLESGGGMVHGYGLASSQLDRLRDASIKLTISVDKVAASGGYMMACIGEKIIAAPFAIVGSIGVVAQLPNFSKLLKKNDIEFEQLTAGEYKRTLTMFGENSDKAREKFQLELEETHVLFKNFIHEHRAELDLEKVATGEHWFGKQALELGLIDAIQTSDDYLTNACKEEREVLAIHYVQKKKLSDKIAGVAGKSAENVFMRLISKGQRPII
- the rluB gene encoding pseudouridine synthase, translated to MSEKLQKVLARAGLGSRRELETMIQSNRVSVDGQIAKLGDRLENVDAKIRIDGHVVSVKESTEVICRVLAYHKPEGELCTRHDPEGRRTVFDRLPKIKDSRWVSVGRLDANTAGLLLFTTDGELANRLMHPSRKVEREYMCRIFGDINDKMIKNLVSGVKLEDGEARFEDVMYAGGEGMNHTFYVVINEGRNREVRRLWDSQGVTVSRLKRVRYGDIFLEKRLPRGGWMELELKEVNYLREMVELPHEKESLLDLDKESRKRAKSKSQKIRRAVKRHDERTVEDRNTPSGRRGRNNKKPVGSSLPSAKRNSTGDAKPTGKPTGKPTGKSNGKGKKPAPGAKPVRSKFSPNGKAPKSAPRQR